AACAATCAAACAAGAACATGACCGGCGGGCGACCCACACCAAGGGTTGGAGATGAAAGGCCAACCGGCCAGCCAACAATCAAACAAGAACATGACTGACCGTCCAACCCAACACCATGGTCCGGAAGCGCTACGTGACGGGCTAGGGACGATCCGGTCAGAGTCACAAAATTTACTCCACGACCTCGACCAGTTCATTCACTAACTCGTCCCGCTGCGTCAAGGCACAAGGCTTTGCAACCCGTACCTAGAGTTAGCGTTTTCCGTTAGATCGAGGCCTAAGGCTTTTCAACCCGTAGTACGACCTAACGTTGTGTTAGACCGGACTAGTCAAATATCAGAGTACTCATGAAGCGCTTATAAAACAGTTACTTTTATTGATTTATGAAATATTCATACAATGAATTACTCAAGACTGGGCCCGGCCTAATGCCAAATCGAGTCAACATAACACAATTCACAATACCGTTTACAAAAGGCATGAAAATCTACACCGGCGGTCCTAACGTCACCAAGCTATCCGATCATCCTTACCTAAAGCGACCTGCAAAAAGGACAACGGAGTTGGATGAGTAACCTAATGTTACTCAGCGAGTTACAATCCCCAACTAACAAATACAACCCCTCACTATCCCACCCCCAAACAATCTAAAGCGAGAGGTTCACCTAACAACACAATTCAATAATATCAGAAATACGCGGCGGTAAACGATAGCAAGATAACTAGCATTATGCTAATTACTAGCTCNNNNNNNNNNNNNNNNNNNNNNNNNNNNNNNNNNNNNNNNNNNNNNNNNNNNNNNNNNNNNNNNNNNNNNNNNNNNNNNNNNNNNNNNNNNNNNNNNNNNNNNNNNNNNNNNNNNNNNNNNNNNNNNNNNNNNNNNNNNNNNNNNNNNNNNNNNNNNNNNNNNNNNNNNNNNNNNNNNNNNNNNNNNNNNNNNNNNNNNNNNNNNNNNNNNNNNNNNNNNNNNNNNNNNNNNNNNNNNNNNNNNNNNNNNNNNNNNNNNNNNNNNNNNNNNNNNNNNNNNNNNNNNNNNNNNNNNNNNNNNNNNNNNNNNNNNNNNNNNNNNNNNNNNNNNNNNNNNNNNNNNNNNNNNNNNNNNNNNNNNNNNNNNNNNNNNNNNNNNNNNNNNNNNNNNNNNNNNNNNNNNNNNNNNNNNNNNNNNNNNNNNNNNNNNNNNNNNNNNNNNNNNNNNNNNNNNNNNNNNNNNNNNNNNNNNNNNNNNNNNNNNNNNNNNNNNNNNNNNNNNNNNNNNNNNNNNNNNNNNNNNNNNNNNNNNNNNNNNNNNNNNNNNNNNNNNNNNNNNNNNNNNNNNNNNNNNNNNNNNNNNNNNNNNNNNNNNNNNNNNNNNNNNNNNNNNNNNNNNNNNNNNNNNNNNNNNNNNNNNNNNNNNNNNNNNNNNNNNNNNNNNNNNNNNNNNNNNNNNNNNNNNNNNNNNNNNNNNNNNNNNNNNNNNNNNNNNNNNNNNNNNNNNNNNNNNNNNNNNNNNNNNNNNNNNNNNNNNNNNNNNNNNNNNNNNNNNNNNNNNNNNNNNNNNNNNNNNNNNNNNNNNNNNNNNNNNNNNNNNNNNNNNNNNNNNNNNNNNNNNNNNNNNNNNNNNNNNNNNNNNNNNNNNNNNNNNNNNNACAAAACCAACTCACAGTGTTCTAGGCGAGAAGCAGCAGGTTGATCGGAGAGGATTTGGCCAAAACCCAAGGGACGACTTGACTGGACTGGACTGAACTGATCTCGACTTGGACAGACCCTCGGCTTGATCATGAAGACACTAACAGGTCTGGACGTACTGATCTGGACTCAGACAGAACCTCTTTTAGCTCCTGGACAGCTCTTCGGACTTCCCGGCGGAGTATCGCGCAGAACTTCGACTGATCTGAAACCGTGGACCTGAACTAACTCGGAACAGTATCCCCACTTCATCATCAAAGGAACTGAGTGGCCTGGACGAATTCAGTTGGACAGAACCGTCCCTAGGCGCTGACTCGAAATCAGTAGAGAACTGACCTCGAAAACTCTCTAAACCTCTCGAAATAGCTCGGAATCACTTGCTTTCTTTTTCTACTTTTCTCTCATGTTTTTAACTTGGTTTGGACAGGTCTGTATGTGTTGAAATGAGCTGGGGTCGTGGGGTATATATAGGAGACACCAGCCAATCAGTTTCAGGTTGGTGGCAGCCCGTGTGTCGCTTTGCATGGCTACGGACGCATGTGCGGTGACACCTCGTGCTTCACATGTCTTTCAGCATGGCCAAGAAACATGCAGGACGCCACCACTCCTCCCAGATGTCAGGTTTCATGACTGGAACTCATGCAACGCGACACACCATCTCACACATGTCGATCAGCATGCTTCGGTTGCATGCGCAGAGACACCTCGTGCTTGGTCGATCCACTTCGTGCTTCTACATGTCAGGCTGCATGTACAGCTTCCATGCACGGTGACATCTCGTGCTTCTTGAGACACTCAGCTTGTTAGATGGTTGACACCACGTTCTGAACCCATGCAACGAGCCACCTCGAGCTTCTCGGTTCATTCGCTTGATTTCGGTCTTTCCGGCAATTTTTTTATCCGCGATTAACTCCGAATATTTTTCTGCTCCCATTCAGATGAGTTTAATATTTTTAATAAACTCCAATCTGAACTCTGACCTTGGCCGTATATATTTCCCGATCCTTCGGCTTCATCGAAAACTTCCATAATACCGAAATTAGGGTTTTCGTCTAATTTTGGGTTTTCCCGTCGTGCTTCGATCCTGTCTTGCTTGCTTCCCATCATGTTCAATTCCCGTCCTGCTTCCAATGTATTCGAAATAATATTCCGCTGATACAAAGTTTCACGGAAAACTTCGTGCTGAAGAAACATCATTCTTCCAAAACGTCGAGCTTCTAAACCATCGTGCTTCCAAAAATGTTATGCTTCCAAAACGTCCGTCTGATCAATCTAAGACATCTTCTAACTATGGTCGAGCAACTTATTCGACTCATAGTTCACGCACGATCACTTCTTTGCCCACCTCGTACTTCAGGCTTCTCGATCGATCCTTATCGCCCGCGACTCGACCACCACAAAGATACTCGACCATTCCTTTTTTTTTAACTGGTTTCTACACCGACGATCGCGAAAAAACGGCATTTATCACGGATAGAGGAACCTACTGCTATAAGGTCATGCCATTCGGTTTGAAGAACGCATGAGCAACCTACCAACGGCTTGTGAACAAAATGTTCGCAGACAAGCTAGGCGTCACCATGGAAGTATACATCGATGATATGCTTGTCAAGTCGTTACACGCCGCTGATCACCTCTGTCACTTGCAAGATTGCTTCGAAACTCTCAACAAATACGGCATTAAACTGAACCCAGCAAAGTGCACGTTCGGGGTTTCCTCAGGCGAGTTCCTTGGATACATAGTCACGCAGCGAGGAATCGAAGCCAACCCGAAGCAGATCTCCGCGGTCCTGAACCTCCCGAGCCCAAAAAACAGTAGAGAAGTACAACGGCTTACGGGTAGGATTGCTGCACTCAACCGGTTCATCTCTAGATCCACCGACAAATGCTTGCCATTCTACGATCTCTTGCGAGGTAACAAAAGGTTTATCTGAGATGAGAAATGCGAGGAGGCATTTACCCAACTTAAGCATTATCTGACAACACCACCCGTTCTCGCCAAGCCAGATATCGGCGACGTTCTATATCTTTACGTCGCAGTGTCACAAGCAGCAGTCAGTAGCGTTCTAATAAAAGAGTACCGTGGTGGGCAAAAGCCAATCTTCTATACAAGCAGGCGCATGACCGGACCAAAAACGCGATATCCAACTCTGGAGAAGATGGCACTGGCGGTCGTCGAAGCGGCGAGAAAGCTTCGCCCTTACTTTCTGTCACATTCGATGGAAGTATTAACCGACCAGCCCCTCTGAACAATACTTCAAAATACAAACAGGTTCGGAAGACTAACGAAGTGGGATATCGAACTCGGTGAGCTTGATATCACTTACAAGAACAGAACCGCAGCGAAATCTCAGGTTCTTGCAGACTTCTTAATCGAATTGGCCCCGGAGTTGGAGGAAGATCTCACACTCCCAAACCCAAACTGGACATTGCATGTCGATGGATCTTCGACTAACAGGGGCGCAGGTGCCGGAGTTCAATTACAATCCCCGACCGGCGAACTGATCAGACAGTCTTTTAGCTTCGGCTTTCCAGCCTCGAACAACGAAGCAGAATACGAATCTTTGATCGCTGGACTCCGCTTAGCAAAAGCTGTCAAGGCCAATCGCCTAAGCGTCTACTGCGACTCGCAGTTAGTCGCCAATCAGTTTAGTGGCGATTACGACGCCCGCAACGATCCGATGGACGCCTACCTCAAGATAGTACAGGGCTTAGCCGCAGAGTTCGAATTCTTCGAACTCATCAAAGTTCCCAGAGGAGAAAACGTGTGCGCCGACGCCCTTGCAGCCCTTGGAAGCAAGCTTCGAGACCAAGTTAAACGAACCATTCCAATACACCGCATTGAGAAGCCGAGCATTGATATCTCGACGGACCAAACCATCGTCATTGCTCCAGTCACCGAAACCGACACGCTCGTTACTGATGAATTCGGCCCCGACTGGCGAACTGAGTTCATCGACTATCTCTCAAAGGGGGAACTTCCAACCGAGAAATGGGCAGCCCGCCGACTAAAAACACGCAGTGCCCATTATGCCGTCCTAGACAACGAACTCCATCGATGGACTGCGAGTAAAGTACTCCTCCAGAATCCAACCCAACGAATGTTGGACTTTTACCGGAGCACATAGATTTAAGACACATCGAGATGCAACACCGTCATTAATTCCATATCCCCATTCCTTTCACGTTTTCACGTTCATTGCATCCTCCTTTCTTCGAGATAGTGAATCTGCAATTATAAATGGCTTAGATTGCATCCATGAATTCAATATATCATTGCTCACAATCATAAAATCACAAAACCATTTTCACACGAATTATACCGACGACATTCCGACGAACTTGTCCAGTTCATCCATGAATTCCTACGGAGCGGAGCGGATCACGTATATCCGCTCTGTGCCACCCCTAATTGTACACCTACATAATCTTTATACTGTAACTAAAATAGACAGAGAAAAACACCGCATAACAATAATTGTTTTGTATAAAAGTATGTTTATTATGATTTTCATATACTGTATATTACTATAATTGCATGAAGACTGTAACATTTTCACAAGTAAAAAAAAACTATGATTTGATTAATTATACTTCACATCTTTAAAATTTTGTATAGAAATTTTCAGATTAAGTGCTGCAAAATAAATAAATATAAAAAATATTTTAATAACATGTAAATGAAAACTAGAAAACCAAAAGATAAACTGAAATATTTAATATTTGACTGCAATATACTTATTCTAAATATTCATGGATTTATTAAAATGGAAATTTTCATAAAGTATCTCAACTAAATTTTGCTACTCTTTAATATACAAGCTTTTTCGTTTAATACTTCAACTAATCATTTTATTTATTTTAATACACTAACTTTTAAAATTTTATCATTTTGATATTCAAACTATGCACATTTTAATCAAAATATCATTAAGTTTCAAACGAAATTCAATGATTATCCAAAGTACAAAACAATCTTTAAAAATCTAATTTTATTTTTATTTTATGACGAGATAAAATAAACTAAATTATGGGTAACTTTAAATTTTTAATTTAATTTTTAAATTTAAATTATATTTTTTTCTGAAACTTTAACTAATTTATTTTTCATTCAGAATTAAGTTTTCTATAAATTAGAATTTCATCAAATATTTAGTTACTTTTTAAAGAAAACTTAAATTAATTAAAAACTTTTTAAGATTTGATTTTAAATTTTATAGATTTTTTTAAATTTTGACTGAAATTTATTAATATTTTGATTTAAATAAATATAGTTTGAGTATTAAAATAAAAACTATTTGAAAAACTAGTTTACTAAAATGAACAAACATGATTAGTCGAATATTAAATTGGATAGCAAAAATATGAATATTATAGATCTTAACAAAAGTTAGTTGAGATGAAATATTTTTATGGAGTTTTCTTATTAAAAACTTACATAAGGTCATACATGCATTGACTTTTTTTTTTGTGTGCAATACATGCATTGATTTGTACATATATTTCCTAATGTTAAAATGCTTTGTTGTTATTTGATGTTGATGTATTGCAAAACTTCGGAGTTTGGAACACAAAACATGGACACCCGTAGAAACCCATACCTACTTTCTATTTGAGTTTTTTCTATTTGAGTTTTGTAGTAATTCCATAATCGGATATATTAGTTATATTTTCTTACATAAAGATTAATTAGCGATCTCGGCTCTAAATTTTTCTTCTCAATATATGTGTTATTAGGCATGAATGAGATAATCATGCCTAATAACATATATATGCATCACTCTGAACATTCCAGTCATCTTCTGAACTACATAACTACTCCAATGGCTGAATTCAGAGATAGTCTTCAGCAACTAGGTGTTTTCAACCTCAGATTCAATGGACCTCTTCACACATAGACCAATTCCTACCCTGTCTCCCCATAGCTAAGAAACTAGATCGTTTACTCATAAACAACCACATCCTCTCCATCTTCCCTAATGCTTTCACCTCCTTCCTCCCTCTCTTGCCCTCTGACCATTCTCCCTGCCTTACTGACCTTGCATTTCAACTCTCTAAAGTAGGAACCCAGCCTTTTAGATTTCTGAACTACTTGACTAAACACTCGACCTTTCTCCAAGTGGTCTCTCTGGCGTGGGATGAGGCCGGAAGCTCTGATATTTTGAATTCATCCATGAACTGGACAAGTTCGTCGGTATATTCCGACGAATTACCGACGACATGTGTTAATTTCTATAAAATTTCAATCATAAAAATCTATAAATTTAGATGTCAAAACTATGAAAATAACACATAATAAGTGTTTAATATAGTATTAGATCGCAACCGTTCAAATATAACAACTCATTAAAATATTTATGTATGCATATCATTGTTTTCATAACATCTCATCTTAACATTATATACTTATACAATCATATTCATATAAGCTTACACTACAAAAAATGTTGTTGTGTAAAATCGTGTTATAAAACATTTTTATTGTTAAATCTTTATGCAAATACTATATATATTATCAAAGATTTGGATTTTGCATTTAGAAACTTGAAATCAACACCCTAAACACTAAGTCGTCGGAATTCCGTCGGAATTTCAATTTGCCCGGGAGAACCAAACCGCTTGAAAATTTTCGCGAATTGGCATTTGGTATATTTTAATTATACCGACNNNNNNNNNNNNNNNNNNNNNNNNNNNNNNNNNNNNNNNNNNNNNNNNNNNNNNNNNNNNNNNNNNNNNNNNNNNNNNNNNNNNNNNNNNNNNNNNNNNNNNNNNNNNNNNNNNNNNNNNNNNNNNNNNNNNNNNNNNNNNNNNNNNNNNNNNNNNNNNNNNNNNNNNNNNNNNNNNNNNNNNNNNNNNNNNNNNNNNNNNNNNNNNNNNNNNNNNNNNNNNNNNNNNNNNNNNNNNNNNNNNNNNNNNNNNNNNNNNNNNNNNNNNNNNNNNNNNNNNNNNNNNNNNNNNNNNNNNNNNNNNNNNNNNNNNNNNNNNNNNNNNNNNNNNNNNNNNNNNNNNNNNNNNNNNNNNNNNNNNNNNNNNNNNNNNNNNNNNNNNNNNNNNNNNNNNNNNNNNNNNNNNNNNNNNNNNNNNNNNNNNNNNNNNNNNNNNNNNNNNNNNNNNNNNNNNNNNNNNNNNNNNNNNNNNNNNNNNNNNNNNNNNNNNNNNNNNNNNNNNNNNNNNNNNNNNNNNNNNNNNNNNNNNNNNNNNNNNNNNNNNNNNNNNNNNNNNNNNNNNNNNNNNNNNNNNNNNNNNNNNNNNNNNNNNNNNNNNNNNNNNNNNNNNNNNNNNNNNNNNNNNNNNNNNNNNNNNNNNNNNNNNNNNNNNNNNNNNNNNNNNNNNNNNNNNNNNNNNNNNNNNNNNNNNNNNNNNNNNNNNNNNNNNNNNNNNNNNNNNNNNNNNNNNNNNNNNNNNNNNNNNNNNNNNNNNNNNNNNNNNNNNNNNNNNNNNNATGTCTACTAAGGAGGATGAACTTGTAAGTTTTTTATTATTATTTATCTTTATATTTTTTAAATAAATATTTTATATATTTTTTGGCTAATAATGGCGGTTTTTTTAGATCGAAGCAAATGACGGTAATCCCGTTGATCGTCTCCAACTCATTAAGGTGGCTCACACTAACAAGACGACGGGTCAAATTCAGGACCCCGTGATCAGAGGTGTAGTTGATTTGGTGGAAGCTGAGATAGTTTCTCAATCTCAGCCTCTCTCTGATGACGGCGACTCCACGGGAGCTTCAACCAACCTGTCTCTATTGCAAATAAATGAGATAGTTGAAAAGGTAATTTTTTTTATTAATATATATTTTTTATAATATCGATTACTTACTTGTCTCTATTTACTTACTTTAAATATTTTTGTAGGCGGTTCCTAAAAGGAAAGGAGGCCGTTTAGTTGGGTTGGCCCGTCGTGCTTCTTCGTATCCGGCATCTTCTTCGCAAGCTCCGTATGCCGATCCCATGATTCTCGAGGAGCTACATGACAAAGATGAACGGATTGGGGCATTGGAGGAGCAGAACACCACTATCCTTTCGGAGAATGCCACTATCCGTTCGGAGAATGCCACTATCCTTGCTGAGTTGGCATCCCAGAAGAAGTTCAACACCGAGATAATGCAGAAGCTAGATTGCTTGATGTCTTCGAGTTCATCTTAGTTTTTTCGGCTTTTTAAAACTTTCGGAATGTTTTTTTTTTCTATTTCGGTTTGTATGAATTTTAAACTTTATGAATGTTTTTTTTCTATCTCGGTTTTTATGAATTTAAATTATATAATATTATT
The DNA window shown above is from Brassica oleracea var. oleracea cultivar TO1000 chromosome C3, BOL, whole genome shotgun sequence and carries:
- the LOC106330227 gene encoding uncharacterized protein LOC106330227, yielding MFADKLGVTMEVYIDDMLVKSLHAADHLCHLQDCFETLNKYGIKLNPAKCTFGVSSGEFLGYIVTQRGIEANPKQISAVLNLPSPKNSREVQRLTGRIAALNRFISRSTDKCLPFYDLLRVSQAAVSSVLIKEYRGGQKPIFYTSRRMTGPKTRYPTLEKMALAVVEAARKLRPYFLFGRLTKWDIELGELDITYKNRTAAKSQVLADFLIELAPELEEDLTLPNPNWTLHVDGSSTNRGAGAGVQLQSPTGELIRQSFSFGFPASNNEAEYESLIAGLRLAKAVKANRLSVYCDSQLVANQFSGDYDARNDPMDAYLKIVQGLAAEFEFFELIKVPRGENVCADALAALGSKLRDQVKRTIPIHRIEKPSIDISTDQTIVIAPVTETDTLVTDEFGPDWRTEFIDYLSKGELPTEKWAARRLKTRSAHYAVLDNELHRWTASKVLLQNPTQRMLDFYRST